The following is a genomic window from Pecten maximus chromosome 19, xPecMax1.1, whole genome shotgun sequence.
AAGCTCAAAATCTATTTTTGGCTACACACAATCCAATATGCGATGCAATAAAGACCATGCATTACAGATTctaattcaaaataataaattaaaatattgaatatttatagGCGATTATTtctgtttgaaatatttcagaaaagcAGCAGATCAGGGAGATCCTCATGAACATTACAATCTTGCTGTGGGACATCTAAAGGGATTCAAAACTAATCTGAAACCAGGGTGAGCAGCTCAACACTTACTTGTTGGTGTTTTGTCTAGTATGTTTATAGGGAGAAATTGTTTGAACTTATCTCTAAGATCTATAAGGATTGGCATGTGAAGGTTATACAGTTCAATAACTTCcagtagtgtatgtgtgtgaatACCGTAGATGATAGAATAAACTCAGTCTTTCACCAACGGTTGCAATTGCACCATGTCCAAAGACAGTACTGATAAACTCTTAATATTCACTTTTGTAACATTGGATCCCATCGTCCATAGATAATCCATACAAAATAGTTAACTACATCGGATCAAACTtctatttttatatgaacaatgcatacatatttcaattaataattttaaaatcctaGGGAGGCCCATCAGCTGATTTCCCATGATGCACTTAAAGGTGAGAAGGAGGTCTGTCGTAGAGGCTACCAATAGTCCAGGAGTTGTCAGAGTTTGGGAGAAGTCCAGCTATAGTTATCTGGACTGTCAATAGTCCACCAGGCCTTGTTTCTTTGACAAGGATATCAATACAACAACATGCGTAGCTGTATTTTATTAATGGAGTTTATTGAATCAATTTATGATCGGTTTACATTATTGCTGATACAATAGATGGATAAATTTGTCCTGAAATGTGATTCTTGTCCACTGATAACGCTGTTTAATTATTACTTTTATAATTTGATAGATTAAACAAATCATGCTAAAATTGGCAATTGATTTTTATGTGCAGTGCAATTTGCCTCGAACTTTTAGTAGCAATGCAACcttataaatgtgtttttttcttcttaattaTGGAAAATGGTATTTTTTctataatgtatttaaatgCAATTTTGAAAAGTTGGTTGTACCTAAATTCTGATTTTACAGGGAAAGGGATGGACAAACAACAGGCGAAGGCAATAGAATGGTCCAGGTAGGATTTTGTGAAAGTTTAAATCTTCtcaggaaaaaaaacaaagatgaaACCATCTCCATTATTCACTTGTGCCAAATCCAAACTAAATCAGGGTTCATTTCAAAGAcagttataattatagataGCAAAACTTAATGTATTCTAATCTATTTTCGAACAAAAGGTAAACACTTACTAGTTTGAAAATTCAAGTAATTAAAAAAGTGTAATGTTATCAAAAAATCTTATTTGCTACACTCATTTCAATATGTGACACAATTAAAACCATATATTAAAActtgaaattcaaaataaattaaaatacaaaataattaaaggcgattaaatatgtttgaaatatttcagtaaaacaGCAGAGAGGCATACTAATGGAACATTCGATCTGGCTGTGGGACATCTAAAGGGATTCAAATCTAATCTGAAACCAGGGTGAGCAGCTCAACACTGACTTGTTGTTGTGTATCTTGAATGTCTATAGAGCGaaattgtttgaatatttaaacTGATTTTTAACATTGAGTCTTAATTTTAAAGCTCCATTACGATTGGCATGTGAAGGTTATACAGTTCAATAACCTCTTTATTTCTGTTTCATCTTTCATTTCCCcctggtgtatgtgtgtgaaaATCATCAATGATAAAATATCTGTTTGAAGATAAATTCAGTCTCCCATCAACGGTTACAACTGCACCATGTCCCCAGACAGTACTGATAAACCCTTAATATTAGAATATTGTAAGATTGTATTCCATCGTCCATAGATTATCCATACacaaataattaattacatCGAATTAAACTTCTATTTGTCagatacacaatgtatacatatcttaatttagaattttaaaatCCTAGGGAGGCCCATCAGCTGATTTCCCATGCTGCCCTCAAAGGTGAGAAGGAGGTCTGTCGTAGATGTTACCAATAGTCCAGGAGTTGTCAGAGTTTACGAGTAGTCCAGCTAGAGTTTTCTGGACTGTCAATAGTCCATCAGGATTTATTTCTTTGACAAGGATATCAATTCAACAACATGCGTAGCTGTATTTTATGAATGAAGTTTATCAATTTATGATCAGTTTACATTATTGCTGATACAATAGATGGATAAGCGTTTCCTGAAATGTGATTCTTGTCCACTGAGACTGatatttaacttttatttctttatacTTTTATAGATTAAACAAATAACGCATCAATTGTAATTTGACTTTCAATGTCCAGTACTATTTGCCTAGAGATTTTAGCATCAATGCAACCTTTATCAATGTGTTTTCTTCTTCTAAATAATGGAACAAGGTAGTTtttctacaatgtatttaaatgttatttacatACATTCTGATTTGACAGGGAAAGTGATGGACAAACATCAAGCGAAAGCAATGGAATGGTTCAGGTAGGGTGTtgtaaaagtttaaaatcttcTCAAGAAAATGATAAACGATGGACCTAACTCTGTAATTCACTTGCAACACTTCAAAGCTGAATCGAGCTTCATTTCAAGGAATCTCATAGTTACAGAAAATTACAGAAAgcaatgatttatttatttaagctGATTTTTGAACTAAAGCTAAACACTAGTATTAATGAAATTTAAAGAATTAAAAACGTGTCATACAAGCTCAAAATCTATTTTTGGCTACACACAATCCAATATGCGATGCAATAAAGACCATGCATAACAGATTctaattcaaaataataaattaaaatattgaatatttatagGCGATTATTtctgtttgaaatatttcagaaaagcTGCAGATCAGGGAGATCCTCATGAACATTACAATCTTGCTGTGGGACATCTAAAGGGATTCAAAACTAATCTGAAACCAGGGTGAGCAGCTCAACACTTACTTGTTGGTGTTTTGTCTAGTATGTTTATAGGGAGAAATTGTTTGAATTTATCTCTAAGATCTATAAGGATTGGCATGTGAAGGTTATACAGTTCAATAACTTCCAGTAGTTTATGTGTGTGAATACCGTAGATGATAGAATAAACTCAGTCTTTCACCAACGGTTGCAATTGAACCACGTCCAAAGACAGTACTGATAAACTCTTAATATTCAATTCTGTAACATTGGATCCCATCGTCCATAGATAATCCATACAAAATAGTTAACTACATCGGATCAAACTtctatttttatatgaacaatgcatacatatttcaattaataattttaaaatcctaGGGAGGCCCATCAGCTGATTTCCCATGATGCACTCAAAGGTGAGAAGGAGGTCTGTCGTAGAGGCTACCAATAGTCCAGGAGTTGTCAGAGTTTGGGAGAAGTCCAGCTAGAGTTTTCTGGACTGTCAATAGTCCATCAGGATTTATTTCTTTGACAAGGATATCAATTCAACAACATGCGTAGCTGTATTTTATGAATGAAGTTTACTTAATTAATTTATGATCAGTTTACATTATTGCTGATACAATAGATGGATAAGCCTTTCCTGAAATGTGATTCTTGTCCACTGAGAGTGatatttaacttttatttttatactTTTATAGATTAAACAAATAACGCATCAATTGTAATTTGACTTTCAATGTCCAGTACTATTTGCCAGAGCTTTAAGCATCAATGCAACCTTTAtcaatgtgtttttttcttcgTAATAATGGAACACGGTAATTtttctacaatgtatttaaatgttatttacatACATTCTGATTTTACAGGGAAAGTGATGGACAAACATCAAGCGAAAGCAATGGAATGGTTCAGGTAGGGTGTtgtaaaagtttaaaatcttcTCAAGAAAATGATAAACGATGGACCTAACTCTGTAATGCACTTGCAACACTTCAAAGCAGAATCGGACTTCATTTCAAGGAATTTCATAGTTACAGAAAATTACAGAAAgcaatgatttatttatttaagctGATTTTTGAACTAAAGCTAAACACAATAATGAAATTTAAAGAATTACAAACCTGTTATACAAGCTCAAAATCTATTTTTGGCTACACACAATCCAATATGCATAGCAATAAAGACCATGCATAACATattctaattcaaaataaattgaaatactAAATATTTATAGCCGATTATTtctgtttgaaatatttcagaaaagcAGCAGATCAGAGACATCCTCATGCATCTTACACTCTTGCTGTGGGACATGTAAAGGGATACAAAACTAATCTGAAACCAGGGTGAGCAGCTCAACACTTGACTTGTTGTTTGTCTACAATGTCTATAGAGCGAAATTGTTTGAATATTTGAACTGATTTGTAACATTAAGTCTTTATTGTTATGATCTACTATGATTGACATGTGAAGATTATAAAGTTCAATAACCTTCTCTTTAGTTCTGTTTCATCTTCCATAGCcagtggtgtatgtgtgtgaatACAGTAAATGATAGAATATCTGTTTGAAGTTAAACTCAGTCTCCCACCAATAGTTACCATTGCACTATGTCCCCAGATAGTATACACACTTCATATCTAAATAACATTGTATTCCATCGTCCATAGGTTATCCATACacaaataattaattacatCAAATTAAACTTCTAATTGTCagatacacaatgtatacatatcttaatttagaattttaaaatCCTAGGGAGGCCCATCAGCTGATTTCCCATACTGCCCTCAAAGGTGAGAAGGAGGTCCGTCGTAGATGTTACCAATAGTCCAGGAGTTGTCAGAGTTTGGGAGAAGTCCAGCTAGAGTTGTCTGGACTGTCAATAGTCCATCAGGCCTTGTTTCTTTGACAaagaatataaatacaacaaccTGCGTGGttatattttatgaatgaaGATTATCTAATCAATTGATTGTCAGTATATATTATTGCTGATACAATAAATGAATAAACTTTTCCTGACATGTGATTCTTGTCCACTGTTAATGAtgtttaattgttatttttacattttgatagattaaACAAAATTCATGCTAATATTGTCATTTGACTTTCACTGTCCAGTACAATTGTCCTACAGCTATAAGTTGCAATGCAATCTTTATCAATGATAATTCTGATAGATGAAACAAAATTCATGCTAAAATTGTCATTTGACTTTCACTGTCCAGTACAATTTTCCTACAGCTATAGGTTGCAATGCAATCTTTATCAATGATAATTTTTTCACTAAATAATCGAAAAGGGTATTTCcttctacaatgtatttaaatgtaatttcgAAAAGTTGATTAAACATAAATTCTGATTTTCCAGAGAAAGGGATGGCCAAACATCAGGCGAAAGCAATGGAATGGTTCAGGTAGGGTGTTGTAAAAGTTTATTCTCAGGAAAATGATAAAAGATGGAATCAACTACATTATTCACTTGCAACACTTCAAAGCTGAATCAGGCTTCATTTCAAGGAATCTCATAGGTACAGAAAATTACAGAAAGCAATAATTAATttactttaaattatttttgaacTAAAGCTAAACACtagtaaaaatgaaatttaaagaaataaaaagggTCATATTAGCTCAAAATCTATTTTTGACTACACACAATCCAATATGCGATGCAATTAAAACCATGCATAACAGCttctaattcaaaataaattgtaatactgtatatttattaaatattaagcGTTTATTTCTGTTTAGATATTTCAGAAAAGCAGCTGACCAAGGGCATCCTCATGTACCTTACAATCTTGCTGTGGGACATCTAAAGGGATTCAAAACTAATCTGAAACCAGGGTGAGCGGCTTAACACTTGACTTGTTGTTTGTCTAGAATGTCTATATAGCGAAATTGTTTGAATAGTTGAACTGATCTATAGCACTAAGTCACTATTTTAAAGAAGTATTAAGATTGGCATGTGGATGTTATAAAGTTCAATAACCTTCTCTTTATTCAGATTTCATCTTTTATTTCCAGTGGTTTATGTGTGTACcgtataatatatgatagaatGAACTCAGTCACCAACAGTTACCATTTCACCATGTCCCCAGTACTGATAAACCTTCACCAACAGTTACCATTTCACCATGTCCCCAGTACTGATAAACCTTTACTATTATACTATTTTAACACTGGATTTTATCGTGCATAGATAATccatacaaaataatgtaattaattaCATCAAATCAAACTTCTATTTGTCagatacacaatgtatacatatttaatttagaattttaaaatCCTAGGGAGGCCCATCAGTTGATTTCCCATGCTGCATCAAAAGGTGAGAAGGAGGTCCACCAAGTTCTGAGCGAAATCTGTAAACGTGGAGGCTGTCAGTAGTCAAGGAG
Proteins encoded in this region:
- the LOC117317322 gene encoding secretory immunoglobulin A-binding protein EsiB-like, with product MEQGNFSTMYLNVIYIHSDLTGKGVAKHQAKAMEWFRKAADQRHPHASYNLAVGHLKGFKSNLKPGEAHQLISHAALKGKVMDKHQAKAMEWFRKAADQGHPHASYNLAVGHLKGYKTNLKPGEAHQLISHDALKGKGMDKQQAKAIEWSRKTAERHTNGTFNLAVGHLKGFKSNLKPGEAQQLISHAALKGKVMDKHQAKAMEWFRKAADQGDPHEHYNLAVGHLKGFKTNLKPGEAHQLISHDALKGKGMDKQQAKAIEWSSKTAERHTNGTFDLAVGHLKGFKSNLKPGEAHQLISHAALKGKVMDKHQAKAMEWFRKAADQGDPHEHYNLAVGHLKGFKTNLKPGEAHQLISHDALKGKVMDKHQAKAMEWFRKAADQRHPHASYTLAVGHVKGYKTNLKPGEAHQLISHTALKEKGMAKHQAKAMEWFRYFRKAADQGHPHVPYNLAVGHLKGFKTNLKPGEAHQLISHAASKGEKEVHQVLSEICKRGGCQ